In the genome of Pristis pectinata isolate sPriPec2 chromosome 10, sPriPec2.1.pri, whole genome shotgun sequence, one region contains:
- the trim54 gene encoding tripartite motif-containing protein 54 → MDSLEKQLICPICLEMFTKPVVILPCQHNLCRKCANDVFQASNPFWQSRGSTTVPSGGRFRCPSCRHEVVLDRHGVYGLQRNLLVENIIDIYKQESSSSQPLHTKPDQQLMCEEHEDEKINIYCLTCEVPTCSMCKVFGAHKDCEVAPLQNVYKRQKTELSDGIAMLVAGNDRIQAIITQLEEICKTIEDNSRRQKQLLCEKFDGLYAILEERKKEMLQSITREQEEKVQYVRSLMRQHGDHLEGASKLVETALQSMEEPQMAVFLQNTKQLIKKIIDTSKAAQMERTEPGYENMDHFVVNFGRAEQILQRINFQTEYQGEEEEEIEEEEVEEGGVIEEEGEIIDGSQL, encoded by the exons ATGGACAGTTTGGAGAAACAACTTATTTGTCCTATTTGTCTGGAAATGTTCACAAAACCAGTGGTAATTTTACCATGCCAGCATAACTTGTGCAGAAAATGTGCCAATGATGTTTTCCAG GCTTCCAATCCATTCTGGCAGTCAAGGGGTTCCACAACAGTGCCTTCAGGGGGCCGCTTTCGCTGCCCTTCCTGCCGACATGAGGTAGTGCTGGATCGCCATGGGGTTTATGGCCTGCAGAGAAATCTACTGGTGGAAAATATCATTGATATCTACAAGCAAGAATCATCCAG TTCCCA ACCTTTGCACACCAAGCCTGACCAGCAGTTAATGTGTGAAGAGCATGAAGATGAAAAGATTAATATTTACTGTCTAACTTGTgaggttccaacctgctcaatgtGCAAAGTCTTTGGTGCTCATAAGGATTGTGAAGTGGCACCTCTGCAAAACGTCTACAAACGTCAAAAG ACTGAGCTCAGTGATGGAATTGCAATGCTGGTGGCAGGAAATGACAGAATCCAGGCAATTATTACTCAGCTGGAAGAAATCTGTAAAACCATTGAG GACAACAGCAGAAGACAAAAACAACTCCTTTGTGAAAAATTTGATGGTCTGTATGCTATTctagaagagaggaaaaaagaaatgCTTCAATCTATTACTCGTGAACAGGAGGAGAAAGTACAATATGTCCGATCATTGATGAGGCAGCATGGAGACCATCTGGAAGGAGCCAGCAAACTGGTAGAAACTGCTTTGCAATCTATGGAGGAACCCCAGATGGCAGTGTTCCTGCAG AATACAAAGCAACTGATCAAAAA GATTATCGATACATCAAAAGCTGCCCAGATGGAGAGAACAGAACCTGGATATGAAAACATGGATCATTTTGTGGTCAACTTTGGAAGGGCTGAACAGATATTGCAAAGGATTAATTTCCAAACAG